In a single window of the Carassius gibelio isolate Cgi1373 ecotype wild population from Czech Republic chromosome A12, carGib1.2-hapl.c, whole genome shotgun sequence genome:
- the LOC128025687 gene encoding elongin-B isoform X2, with translation MDVFLMIRHRKTTIFTDAKESTTVYELKCIVEGILKRSAEEQRLYKDEQPLEDSKTLGDCGFTNQTARPQAPATVGLAFRISDDAFEPLQVEPFSNPPELPDVMKPQDCGSTANEQSVQ, from the exons ATG GATGTGTTCTTAATGATCAGGCATCGCAAAACCACAATCTTCACAGACGCCAAAGAATCAACAACTGTCTATGAGTTAAAATGCATTGTGGAGGGCATTCTGAAGCGGTCCGCTGAGGAACAGAGACTATACAAG GATGAGCAGCCTCTAGAAGACAGTAAGACACTTGGAGACTGCGGCTTCACAAATCAGACAGCCAGACCACAGGCTCCTGCGACTGTAGGACTGGCCTTTCGTATCAGTG ATGATGCATTTGAGCCCCTGCAGGTGGAACCATTTTCCAACCCTCCTGAACTTCCTGATGTTATGAAACCACAGGACTGTGGCAGTACAGCCAATGAACAGTCAGTGCAATGA
- the LOC128025687 gene encoding elongin-B isoform X1 produces MDVFLMIRHRKTTIFTDAKESTTVYELKCIVEGILKRSAEEQRLYKDEQPLEDSKTLGDCGFTNQTARPQAPATVGLAFRISGPPQNEERTGGKKNHTSKKVKFKNTPTDCVTAMHQWQLKGV; encoded by the exons ATG GATGTGTTCTTAATGATCAGGCATCGCAAAACCACAATCTTCACAGACGCCAAAGAATCAACAACTGTCTATGAGTTAAAATGCATTGTGGAGGGCATTCTGAAGCGGTCCGCTGAGGAACAGAGACTATACAAG GATGAGCAGCCTCTAGAAGACAGTAAGACACTTGGAGACTGCGGCTTCACAAATCAGACAGCCAGACCACAGGCTCCTGCGACTGTAGGACTGGCCTTTCGTATCAGTG GACCTCCACAGAATGAGGAACgaactgggggaaaaaaaaatcacacatcaAAGAAGGTGAAGTTTAAGAACACACCCACTGATTGCGTAACCGCCATGCACCAATGGcagctcaaaggtgtttag